In Periplaneta americana isolate PAMFEO1 chromosome 4, P.americana_PAMFEO1_priV1, whole genome shotgun sequence, one DNA window encodes the following:
- the Gar1 gene encoding probable H/ACA ribonucleoprotein complex subunit 1: protein MSYHSRGGGGYRGGGGGGRGGYGRGGGGGGYGGGRGGRGGGGRHSYGGYQDQGPPEEVIPLGSYEYPCQDDLVVKVEIEDVPYFNAPIYLDNKEQIGKIDEIFGNIRDYYVSVKLSDEVKAHSFTRKQKLFINPQKLLPLKRFLPQPPGSVQKRGGGGGRGRGGRGGGRGGRGGGFRGRGGGGGFSRGGGGGGWGGGGRGGGGGYRGGGGGGGRGWNR, encoded by the exons ATGTCATATCATTCACGAGGGGGAGGAGGTTATAGAGGTGGAGGCGGTGGTGGCAGGGGTGGAtatggaagaggaggaggagggggaGGTTACGGAGGTGGACGTGGTGGTAGAG GTGGAGGTGGAAGACACAGTTATGGAGGTTACCAAGATCAGGGTCCACCAGAAGAA GTAATCCCTTTGGGCAGTTACGAGTATCCATGCCAGGACGACCTGGTAGTCAAAGTGGAGATAGAGGATGTCCCTTATTTCAACGCACCCATTTATCTGGACAATAAAGAGCAGATTGGAAAAATCGATGAGATATTTGGCAACATAAGAGACTACTATGTTTCTGTGAAACTTTCGGATGAAGTCAAAGCACACTCCTTTACTCGAAAACAGAAG CTGTTCATAAACCCTCAGAAACTTCTTCCATTGAAGAGATTTTTACCCCAACCTCCTGGATCTGTTCAGAAGAGAGGAGGTGGTGGAGGAAGAGGGAGAGGAGGCCGTGGTGGTGGAAGAGGGGGTAGAGGTGGAGGCTTCAGAGGAAGAGGGGGTGGAGGTGGATTTagtagaggaggaggaggaggtggcTGGGGAGGGGGAGGAAGAGGAGGCGGAGGAGGTTACAGAGGTGGAGGTGGTGGCGGTGGCAGAGGCTGGAATAGATAA